Proteins from a genomic interval of Oncorhynchus mykiss isolate Arlee chromosome 21, USDA_OmykA_1.1, whole genome shotgun sequence:
- the LOC110499771 gene encoding cytidine monophosphate-N-acetylneuraminic acid hydroxylase-like isoform X2: MTAQSSKTVLSLDSEAVFSLKDGINFKKSPDDGKCYIIYKENGELKACKNQCKHQGGLFIKDIEDLDGRTVRCTKHYWKLNVSTMQYVNPPDSFTQDELDVVMTDEGGLQLVEVIVWDPWLADPQDPQELQEGEVTVTYLTHACMELQLGGKKMIFDPWLTGPAFARGWWLLHEPPADSMERLCMADLIYISHMHSDHLSYPTLKSLSATRPDVPIYVGDTSRPVFWMLEKRQVQLTNINVVPFGIWQNIDEHLRFMILKDEVHPELDTCIIVEYKGHMILNTVDCTRPNYGRLPHNVDLMMSDFAGGASGFPMTFSGGKYTESWKADFIKNERKKLMNYKAQLVKSLQPKIYCPFAGYFVEAHPSDRYIKETNTKNKAEELNALIKKSAPGITTWTPKPGAVLDLALALMSPSRKAITDPPSGTNIYKDSWDFDLYVDELNRAITAEIFKHKSWIQFYYIWAGFKNYNLVVRVIETDEDFIPIANGYNYLVDFMDLSFPTQRPTREHPYEEIKNRIGVMRHVVKNGLLWDDLYIGFQNRLSREPDVYHHRFWNHFQTELPVTGPDWDLFLQQVPSYQRSAEPQGIQTESVSASTFLEKADCTVS, from the exons ATGACAGCCCAGTCTTCAAAGACAGTGCTGTCCCTGGACTCTGAGGCGGTGTTCTCACTCAAAGATGGCATCAACTTTAAGAAGAGCCCAGATGATGGCAAGTGCTACATCATATACAAAGAAAATGGAGAGCTGAAGGCCTGCAAGAACCAATGCAAACACCAAGGAGGCCTGTTCATCAAAGACATAGAGGACTTAGATGGAAG GACGGTCCGATGTACAAAACACTACTGGAAGCTGAACGTCTCAACTATGCAGTATGTGAACCCTCCTGACAGCTTCACACAGGATGAGCTGG ACGTCGTGATGACAGACGAGGGTGGTCTTCAGCTCGTGGAGGTGATCGTCTGGGACCCCTGGTTGGCAGACCCCCAGGATCCACAGGAACTGCAGGAGGGAGAGGTGACT GTGACCTACCTTACCCATGCATGCATGGAGCTCCAGCTAGGGGGGAAGAAGATGATATTCGACCCCTGGCTGACGGGTCCGGCCTTCGCCAGGGGCTGGTGGCTGCTCCATGAGCCCCCTGCTGACTCCATGGAAAGGCTGTGCATGGCCGACCTCATCTACATCAGCCACATGCACTCCGACCACCTCAG cTACCCAACCTTAAAATCCCTCTCTGCGACAAGACCCGATGTTCCTATTTATGTTGGCGACACATCAAGGCCAGTGTTCTG GATGCTGGAGAAAAGGCAGGTGCAGCTGACAAATATCAACGTCGTTCCCTTTGGCATTTGGCAAAAC ATTGATGAGCACCTCAGATTCATGATTCTGAAGGATGAAGTGCACCCTGAATTGGACACCTGTATCATTGTTGAATATAAAG GTCATATGATCCTCAACACGGTGGACTGCACCAGGCCAAACTACGGCCGACTGCCCCACAATGTAGACCTGATGATGAGCGACTTTGCTGGAGGGGCGTCTGGCTTCCCCATGACCTTCAGTGGAGGAAAATACACAG AGAGCTGGAAAGCTGATTTCATCAAGAATGAAAGGAAGAAGCTCATGAACTACAAGGCCCAGCTGGTAAAATCCTTGCAGCCCAAGATCTACTGCCCGTTTGCCGGTTACTTTGTCGAAGCACATCCCTCAGACAG GTACATTAAGGAAACTAACACGAAAAACAAAGCGGAGGAGCTCAATGCCCTGATCAAGAAGAGCGCTCCAGGCATAACAACATGGACACCCAAGCCAGGCGCTGTGCTCGATCTGGCACTGGCTCTGATGAGCCCCAGCCG GAAAGCCATCACCGACCCTCCATCCGGGACAAACATCTATAAGGACAGTTGGGACTTTGATTTGTACGTGGATGAACTGAACAGGGCCATCACCGCTGAGATATTTAAACATAAAAGCTGGATCCAATTTTATTACATCTGGGCAGGGTTTAAAAACTACAATCTAGTTGTCCGG GTCATAGAGACAGATGAGGACTTCATTCCGATAGCCAATGGCTACAACTATCTGGTGGACTTCATGGATCTGTCCTTCCCTACTCAGAGGCCCACTAGAGAGCACCCTTATGAGGAG ATCAAGAACAGGATCGGAGTCATGAGGCACGTGGTGAAGAATGGCCTTCTTTGGGACGACCTGTATATCGGCTTCCAGAACCGTCTGAGCAGAGAGCCAGACGTCTACCACCACCG GTTCTGGAACCACTTCCAGACAGAGTTGCCAGTCACTGGGCCGGACTGGGACTTGTTCCTGCAGCAGGTGCCATCATACCAGAGGTCTGCTGAACCCCAGGGAATCCAAACAGAAAGTGTCTCTGCTTCTACATTCTTAGAAAAAGCAGACTGTACTGTCTCATGA
- the LOC110499771 gene encoding cytidine monophosphate-N-acetylneuraminic acid hydroxylase-like isoform X1, translating into MHALISVICQKEGVLSCFCSCIHPSHQKQSIGHFNSTTQMTAQSSKTVLSLDSEAVFSLKDGINFKKSPDDGKCYIIYKENGELKACKNQCKHQGGLFIKDIEDLDGRTVRCTKHYWKLNVSTMQYVNPPDSFTQDELDVVMTDEGGLQLVEVIVWDPWLADPQDPQELQEGEVTVTYLTHACMELQLGGKKMIFDPWLTGPAFARGWWLLHEPPADSMERLCMADLIYISHMHSDHLSYPTLKSLSATRPDVPIYVGDTSRPVFWMLEKRQVQLTNINVVPFGIWQNIDEHLRFMILKDEVHPELDTCIIVEYKGHMILNTVDCTRPNYGRLPHNVDLMMSDFAGGASGFPMTFSGGKYTESWKADFIKNERKKLMNYKAQLVKSLQPKIYCPFAGYFVEAHPSDRYIKETNTKNKAEELNALIKKSAPGITTWTPKPGAVLDLALALMSPSRKAITDPPSGTNIYKDSWDFDLYVDELNRAITAEIFKHKSWIQFYYIWAGFKNYNLVVRVIETDEDFIPIANGYNYLVDFMDLSFPTQRPTREHPYEEIKNRIGVMRHVVKNGLLWDDLYIGFQNRLSREPDVYHHRFWNHFQTELPVTGPDWDLFLQQVPSYQRSAEPQGIQTESVSASTFLEKADCTVS; encoded by the exons ATGCATGCCCTTATATCAGTCATCtgtcaaaaagagggtgtcttgtcctgcttcTGCTcttgcattcatcccagtcatcagaaacagagcattggg CACTTCAATTCCACCACTCAAATGACAGCCCAGTCTTCAAAGACAGTGCTGTCCCTGGACTCTGAGGCGGTGTTCTCACTCAAAGATGGCATCAACTTTAAGAAGAGCCCAGATGATGGCAAGTGCTACATCATATACAAAGAAAATGGAGAGCTGAAGGCCTGCAAGAACCAATGCAAACACCAAGGAGGCCTGTTCATCAAAGACATAGAGGACTTAGATGGAAG GACGGTCCGATGTACAAAACACTACTGGAAGCTGAACGTCTCAACTATGCAGTATGTGAACCCTCCTGACAGCTTCACACAGGATGAGCTGG ACGTCGTGATGACAGACGAGGGTGGTCTTCAGCTCGTGGAGGTGATCGTCTGGGACCCCTGGTTGGCAGACCCCCAGGATCCACAGGAACTGCAGGAGGGAGAGGTGACT GTGACCTACCTTACCCATGCATGCATGGAGCTCCAGCTAGGGGGGAAGAAGATGATATTCGACCCCTGGCTGACGGGTCCGGCCTTCGCCAGGGGCTGGTGGCTGCTCCATGAGCCCCCTGCTGACTCCATGGAAAGGCTGTGCATGGCCGACCTCATCTACATCAGCCACATGCACTCCGACCACCTCAG cTACCCAACCTTAAAATCCCTCTCTGCGACAAGACCCGATGTTCCTATTTATGTTGGCGACACATCAAGGCCAGTGTTCTG GATGCTGGAGAAAAGGCAGGTGCAGCTGACAAATATCAACGTCGTTCCCTTTGGCATTTGGCAAAAC ATTGATGAGCACCTCAGATTCATGATTCTGAAGGATGAAGTGCACCCTGAATTGGACACCTGTATCATTGTTGAATATAAAG GTCATATGATCCTCAACACGGTGGACTGCACCAGGCCAAACTACGGCCGACTGCCCCACAATGTAGACCTGATGATGAGCGACTTTGCTGGAGGGGCGTCTGGCTTCCCCATGACCTTCAGTGGAGGAAAATACACAG AGAGCTGGAAAGCTGATTTCATCAAGAATGAAAGGAAGAAGCTCATGAACTACAAGGCCCAGCTGGTAAAATCCTTGCAGCCCAAGATCTACTGCCCGTTTGCCGGTTACTTTGTCGAAGCACATCCCTCAGACAG GTACATTAAGGAAACTAACACGAAAAACAAAGCGGAGGAGCTCAATGCCCTGATCAAGAAGAGCGCTCCAGGCATAACAACATGGACACCCAAGCCAGGCGCTGTGCTCGATCTGGCACTGGCTCTGATGAGCCCCAGCCG GAAAGCCATCACCGACCCTCCATCCGGGACAAACATCTATAAGGACAGTTGGGACTTTGATTTGTACGTGGATGAACTGAACAGGGCCATCACCGCTGAGATATTTAAACATAAAAGCTGGATCCAATTTTATTACATCTGGGCAGGGTTTAAAAACTACAATCTAGTTGTCCGG GTCATAGAGACAGATGAGGACTTCATTCCGATAGCCAATGGCTACAACTATCTGGTGGACTTCATGGATCTGTCCTTCCCTACTCAGAGGCCCACTAGAGAGCACCCTTATGAGGAG ATCAAGAACAGGATCGGAGTCATGAGGCACGTGGTGAAGAATGGCCTTCTTTGGGACGACCTGTATATCGGCTTCCAGAACCGTCTGAGCAGAGAGCCAGACGTCTACCACCACCG GTTCTGGAACCACTTCCAGACAGAGTTGCCAGTCACTGGGCCGGACTGGGACTTGTTCCTGCAGCAGGTGCCATCATACCAGAGGTCTGCTGAACCCCAGGGAATCCAAACAGAAAGTGTCTCTGCTTCTACATTCTTAGAAAAAGCAGACTGTACTGTCTCATGA